A single window of Desulfonatronum sp. SC1 DNA harbors:
- a CDS encoding Tfp pilus assembly protein FimT/FimU has product MKRSDASPQSNAGLTLVELLIVLFIVGLGWFTLLPRLDPTRPSGSNAPLHEVNVFLAQVRSTAIETGRFQAIRLDPTSGVLSWNEATHRLPTPPGRCVLNDSPCPHPAAHFRVYPQGHMDRLRLDFSSGERWTTADLDVRLINEFRP; this is encoded by the coding sequence TTGAAACGCTCCGACGCATCTCCCCAGAGCAACGCGGGCCTGACCCTTGTCGAGCTGCTGATCGTGCTCTTCATCGTCGGCCTGGGCTGGTTCACTCTGCTTCCCCGGCTGGACCCGACCCGGCCCTCTGGAAGCAACGCGCCGCTACATGAAGTGAACGTCTTTCTGGCCCAGGTTCGAAGCACGGCGATTGAAACCGGACGGTTTCAGGCCATTCGCCTGGATCCTACATCCGGGGTCCTGTCCTGGAACGAGGCCACCCACCGCTTGCCGACCCCACCCGGCCGCTGCGTCCTGAACGACTCCCCGTGCCCTCATCCCGCGGCCCACTTCCGCGTCTATCCCCAGGGGCACATGGATCGGCTCCGGTTGGATTTTTCCAGCGGAGAGCGCTGGACCACCGCGGACCTGGACGTCCGCCTGATCAACGAGTTCCGGCCATGA
- the typA gene encoding translational GTPase TypA — translation MTQMTINPAIRNIAIIAHVDHGKTTLVDGLFRQSGLFRDNQEVAERIMDSMDLERERGITIAAKNCAVSWKGVKINIIDTPGHADFGGEVERSLSMADGAVLLVDASEGPLPQTRFVLKKTLEAKLKIVVVINKIDRQDARVAEVLDEVYDLFIDLDASEEQLDFPVLYAVARDGLAKLSLDEPGENLHPLFDAILRTIPGPAHDPDKPFQMLVADLGYSDYLGRLAIGRVVNGRARQNEQLVCIDAAGEHLPLRVTKLQTYAGLSLQEAPEVESGDIAVLAGIENVQIGDTICTKAEPSALKRIAVDEPTVTMKFTINTSPLAGREGKFVQSRKIWERLVKETLRNVAIRVEETEDRDSFVVKGRGEFQMAILIETMRREGYELSVGRPEVIYKDVGGKRHEPMEHLFVDCEEIFLGVVTEKLSIRKGRMSNLVNKGTGRVRVEFSIPSRGLIGYRDEFLTDTKGTGVMNSYFSGYEEYRGDFPTRFMGSIVADRAGTAVPYALFNLEPRGRLFVSPGEPVYEGMIVGEHNRESDLNVNPCKEKKLTNMRASGKDEAVILTPVPPLTLEWALHFIREDELVEVTPHSIRLRKTVLSASKRHVLGGK, via the coding sequence ATGACACAAATGACTATCAATCCGGCGATTCGCAACATCGCCATCATCGCCCACGTCGATCACGGCAAGACCACTCTGGTGGACGGGCTGTTCAGGCAGAGTGGGTTGTTTCGGGACAACCAGGAAGTGGCCGAGCGGATCATGGACTCCATGGACCTGGAGCGGGAGCGCGGGATCACCATTGCGGCCAAAAACTGTGCCGTGTCCTGGAAGGGCGTGAAGATTAACATCATCGACACCCCGGGACACGCGGACTTCGGCGGGGAGGTTGAGCGCTCCCTGTCCATGGCCGACGGCGCGGTGCTGTTGGTGGACGCCTCGGAAGGGCCACTGCCCCAAACCCGGTTCGTGCTCAAGAAGACCTTGGAAGCCAAGCTGAAGATCGTCGTGGTGATCAACAAGATCGACCGCCAGGATGCCCGTGTGGCCGAGGTGCTGGACGAGGTCTACGACCTTTTCATCGACTTGGATGCTTCCGAGGAGCAGCTCGATTTTCCGGTTTTGTACGCCGTTGCCCGGGATGGGCTGGCCAAGCTCTCCCTGGACGAGCCCGGGGAAAATCTGCACCCGCTGTTCGACGCGATTTTGCGGACCATCCCAGGGCCAGCCCATGATCCGGACAAGCCGTTTCAAATGCTGGTGGCGGACCTGGGCTATTCGGACTATCTGGGACGGTTGGCCATCGGGCGGGTGGTCAACGGGCGGGCCCGGCAGAACGAGCAACTGGTCTGCATCGACGCCGCGGGCGAACATCTTCCCCTGCGGGTGACCAAGTTGCAGACCTATGCCGGCCTGAGCCTGCAAGAGGCCCCGGAGGTGGAGTCCGGAGACATCGCGGTGCTGGCCGGGATTGAAAACGTCCAGATCGGGGACACCATCTGTACCAAGGCCGAGCCCTCGGCCTTGAAGCGGATCGCCGTGGACGAGCCCACCGTGACCATGAAGTTCACCATCAACACCTCGCCGCTGGCCGGACGGGAGGGCAAGTTCGTCCAGTCCCGTAAAATCTGGGAGCGGCTGGTCAAGGAAACCCTGCGCAACGTGGCGATCCGGGTTGAAGAGACCGAGGATCGGGACAGCTTCGTGGTCAAGGGCCGGGGCGAATTTCAGATGGCCATCCTGATCGAAACCATGCGCCGGGAGGGGTACGAGTTGAGCGTGGGCCGGCCCGAAGTGATCTATAAGGATGTGGGCGGGAAGCGCCACGAACCCATGGAGCATCTGTTCGTGGACTGCGAGGAGATTTTTCTGGGCGTGGTCACGGAGAAGTTGTCCATCCGCAAAGGGCGGATGTCCAATCTGGTGAACAAGGGCACCGGCCGGGTACGGGTGGAGTTCTCCATTCCTTCCCGGGGGCTGATCGGCTACCGGGATGAGTTTTTGACCGACACCAAGGGCACCGGGGTGATGAACTCCTATTTTTCCGGGTATGAGGAATACCGGGGAGATTTTCCAACCCGGTTCATGGGATCCATCGTGGCGGACCGTGCAGGGACCGCGGTGCCCTACGCCCTGTTCAACCTGGAGCCGCGGGGCAGGCTGTTCGTTTCACCCGGCGAGCCGGTCTACGAAGGCATGATCGTCGGCGAGCACAATCGGGAGAGCGACCTGAACGTCAATCCCTGCAAGGAAAAAAAGCTGACCAACATGCGCGCTTCGGGCAAGGACGAGGCGGTCATTCTGACGCCGGTGCCGCCGTTGACTCTGGAGTGGGCTTTGCATTTCATCCGGGAAGACGAACTGGTGGAGGTCACGCCGCATTCCATCCGGCTGCGCAAGACGGTTCTTTCAGCTTCCAAGCGGCATGTTCTGGGGGGGAAATAG
- a CDS encoding response regulator, protein MGFYQELYGDIALVLLDLNMPGMGGYKCLQELSRMDPSVKVVISSGYSANGNADAAQAAGAAGFIGKPYRLKELAATVRGILSEMKTGGEANLY, encoded by the coding sequence TTGGGATTCTACCAGGAATTATACGGCGACATCGCCCTGGTCCTGCTGGATCTGAATATGCCGGGCATGGGTGGGTACAAGTGCCTCCAGGAATTATCGCGGATGGACCCCTCGGTCAAAGTGGTGATCAGCAGCGGTTATTCGGCCAATGGAAATGCCGACGCCGCCCAGGCGGCCGGAGCCGCGGGCTTCATCGGTAAACCGTACCGATTAAAGGAGCTGGCCGCCACGGTGCGGGGGATTCTGAGTGAAATGAAGACTGGCGGCGAAGCCAACTTGTATTGA
- a CDS encoding heparan-alpha-glucosaminide N-acetyltransferase: protein MRLPALDMFRGGAVLLMLVYHFCFDLNYFGVVSIRFQTDPFWLGLRSVIVGGFVLAVGASLALSNHNGLKPWRFLRRQAILGVAAGLVSLGTFLIFPLTWVVFGVLHFIFVARILALPFLRLHHLNPAFALMCILVGLSVQHPVFDHPWLHWLGMMTHKPFTEDYVPILPWFGVLLLGLYIGQSIHRHRPSIFLTPPSLPGSGMLSWLGRHSLLIYLLHQPLFMGVLYLLPR from the coding sequence ATGCGCCTGCCCGCGCTGGACATGTTTCGCGGCGGGGCCGTGCTGTTGATGCTTGTCTATCATTTCTGTTTTGATCTCAACTACTTTGGAGTCGTTTCCATTCGGTTTCAAACCGATCCGTTTTGGCTGGGCCTGCGGTCGGTGATCGTGGGGGGCTTCGTGCTGGCCGTGGGCGCGAGCTTGGCCCTGTCCAACCACAATGGGTTGAAGCCGTGGCGATTCCTGCGGCGTCAGGCCATCTTGGGCGTCGCCGCGGGCCTGGTTTCGCTGGGCACGTTCCTGATTTTCCCCCTGACTTGGGTGGTCTTCGGCGTCCTGCACTTTATTTTTGTTGCCCGAATCCTGGCTCTGCCCTTTCTTCGGCTGCACCACCTGAACCCGGCTTTCGCATTGATGTGCATCCTCGTGGGCCTGTCCGTACAGCACCCGGTCTTCGATCATCCCTGGCTGCATTGGCTGGGCATGATGACCCACAAGCCCTTCACCGAGGACTACGTGCCGATCCTGCCCTGGTTCGGCGTCCTGCTCCTGGGGCTGTACATCGGCCAGTCAATCCATCGCCACCGCCCATCCATTTTCCTGACGCCCCCGTCCCTGCCAGGGTCCGGGATGCTGTCCTGGCTGGGACGCCACAGCCTGCTGATCTATCTGCTCCATCAGCCGCTGTTCATGGGAGTGCTGTATCTGTTGCCGCGGTAG
- the gspG gene encoding type II secretion system major pseudopilin GspG: MRHQSGFSLIELMIVVVILGLLATLLVPRIMDRPDEARVTKAKVDIRTLESALRLYRLDNGVYPTTEQGLEALIRKPDIAPLPRNYRDGGYLEASSVPRDPWGNAYRYRSPGQQGRDYEITSLGTDGKEGGTGFAQDINSWELDD; the protein is encoded by the coding sequence ATGAGACATCAATCCGGCTTCAGCCTGATCGAACTGATGATCGTCGTGGTCATCCTCGGCCTGCTGGCCACCCTGCTCGTGCCCCGAATCATGGATCGCCCGGACGAGGCCCGGGTGACCAAGGCCAAGGTGGACATCCGCACTCTGGAATCCGCCCTGCGCCTGTACCGCCTGGACAACGGCGTCTACCCCACCACCGAGCAGGGTCTTGAAGCCCTGATCCGCAAACCGGACATCGCCCCCCTCCCCCGCAACTATCGCGACGGCGGATACCTGGAAGCATCCTCCGTGCCCAGGGATCCCTGGGGCAACGCCTACCGCTACCGCTCTCCGGGCCAACAAGGCCGGGACTATGAAATCACCAGCCTGGGCACGGACGGCAAGGAGGGCGGGACCGGCTTCGCCCAGGACATCAACAGTTGGGAACTGGACGATTGA
- a CDS encoding prepilin-type N-terminal cleavage/methylation domain-containing protein, with protein MTFGRSSANLRHQHGDASLSQGFTLVEVLVALVIAAILSSGLLASQRHGLNQASRADVLWLHLNTAQEALMGRDIGRGDSHLTAPGGMLPDSRDPLAARITTNPPTPERPSPWVTLTTRLEGREMVWSWPATSP; from the coding sequence ATGACGTTTGGACGCTCTTCCGCCAATCTCCGGCATCAACACGGTGACGCGAGTCTCTCCCAAGGCTTTACCCTGGTCGAAGTCCTGGTGGCCCTGGTCATCGCCGCCATCCTGTCCTCCGGCCTGCTCGCCTCACAACGTCACGGCCTGAATCAAGCCAGCCGGGCGGACGTGCTCTGGCTGCACCTGAACACGGCCCAGGAAGCACTCATGGGCCGGGATATCGGACGCGGGGATTCTCATTTGACGGCGCCCGGCGGAATGTTGCCCGATAGCCGCGACCCCTTGGCCGCCCGGATTACCACCAACCCGCCGACCCCGGAACGCCCCTCCCCATGGGTGACCCTGACCACGCGCCTTGAGGGACGGGAGATGGTGTGGTCCTGGCCCGCGACCTCTCCGTGA
- a CDS encoding type II secretion system protein J: protein MTPRNASSFHHTNNATSLPGFTLVEILVALVVTGMLIALLAAILGRGVVASSALEETVENQRSRVVLQRLLSMDLRGMLPETEMTITEHGFTLETVANHLVSGPLPMTVTWDFSQRQVRRTEEQPDLDYVQELLVISDLRAWSLAFHDLTEGRWVELRSWLHGTQRPAPAGLRLELRPAGVQTAWDIVHRLPLEHDAPL from the coding sequence ATGACGCCACGAAACGCCTCATCTTTTCATCACACCAACAACGCCACCTCCCTTCCCGGTTTCACCCTGGTGGAAATCCTGGTGGCCCTGGTGGTGACCGGGATGCTCATCGCCCTGCTCGCGGCGATCCTCGGGCGCGGGGTCGTGGCCTCGTCCGCCTTGGAGGAAACCGTGGAAAACCAGCGCTCCCGGGTCGTTCTGCAGCGGTTGTTGAGCATGGATCTGCGAGGCATGCTCCCGGAAACGGAAATGACCATCACGGAGCACGGATTCACGCTGGAGACGGTCGCCAACCACCTTGTCTCCGGCCCCCTGCCCATGACCGTGACCTGGGACTTTTCCCAGCGCCAGGTCCGCCGCACCGAGGAGCAGCCGGACCTGGACTATGTTCAGGAACTGCTGGTAATCTCGGACCTGCGAGCCTGGAGTCTGGCTTTCCACGATCTGACCGAGGGCCGCTGGGTGGAGCTGCGCTCGTGGCTGCACGGCACGCAGCGCCCGGCCCCGGCGGGCCTGCGGCTGGAACTGCGCCCGGCCGGCGTACAAACCGCCTGGGATATCGTCCATCGCCTGCCCCTGGAGCACGATGCGCCGCTTTGA
- a CDS encoding helicase HerA-like domain-containing protein — protein MNTILIGKGREQVFLHGRYANRHGMIAGATGTGKSVSLMVLAEGFSRLGVPVFLADVKGDLAGLAMPGAMNDRIRSRLESIGVEGYVNEPNPVLFWDIYGELGHPLRTTVSQMGPTLLARLMELNDTQAGVLEIVFRLADEEGLLLLDLKDLRSLLIFTSENVKSVSARFGLVHPSSLAAIQRALLRLDGDGGDLFFGEPALELTDFMRQDMSGRGIVNVLAAEKLYLRPRMYSSFLLWMLSELFETLPEVGDRDLPKMVFFFDEAHLLFADVPSALRRRVEQVVRLIRSKGVGVYFCSQYPDDVPQEILGQLGNRIQHALRAYTPRDQKAVRTAAQTFPPNPAVDVLQSLTSMAVGEALVTTLQDKGVPLPVERALIAPPRCRIGVITPEERQLVRGRSPLGGKYDTPVDRESAYEILQARAEESVAAKSAESTASEEKSSRSEETSNGTAGGVSGAMRDFLLGSKRRQGALEAMGKSAMRTVGNQIGRQMLRGVLGGLLGGKK, from the coding sequence ATGAACACAATCCTGATCGGCAAGGGCCGGGAGCAGGTGTTTCTGCATGGCCGGTACGCCAACCGGCATGGAATGATCGCCGGGGCCACGGGGACGGGGAAGAGCGTTTCCCTGATGGTCCTGGCCGAAGGCTTTTCCCGGCTCGGGGTGCCGGTGTTTCTGGCGGACGTCAAGGGCGACCTGGCCGGGCTGGCCATGCCCGGGGCCATGAACGACCGGATTCGGTCGCGGCTGGAGAGCATCGGGGTCGAAGGCTATGTCAACGAGCCGAATCCGGTCTTATTTTGGGACATTTACGGAGAGCTGGGGCATCCACTGCGCACCACGGTCTCCCAGATGGGGCCGACCTTGCTGGCCCGACTGATGGAGCTCAACGACACCCAGGCCGGGGTTTTGGAGATCGTCTTTCGTCTGGCGGACGAAGAGGGGCTGCTCCTGCTGGACCTTAAGGATCTGCGCTCCCTGCTGATTTTTACCTCGGAAAACGTGAAGAGCGTGTCGGCCCGGTTCGGACTGGTGCATCCCTCTTCCCTGGCCGCGATCCAGCGGGCTTTGCTCCGGCTGGATGGTGACGGCGGGGACTTATTTTTCGGGGAACCGGCTCTGGAACTGACGGATTTCATGCGCCAAGACATGTCCGGGCGGGGAATCGTCAACGTCCTGGCCGCCGAGAAGCTGTATCTGCGGCCCAGGATGTATTCCAGCTTCTTGCTCTGGATGCTTTCGGAACTGTTCGAAACCCTGCCCGAAGTCGGCGATCGGGACCTGCCGAAGATGGTCTTCTTTTTCGACGAGGCTCATCTGCTTTTCGCCGACGTGCCTTCGGCCTTGCGGCGGAGGGTGGAGCAGGTGGTCCGGCTGATCCGCTCCAAGGGCGTGGGCGTCTATTTTTGCAGCCAGTATCCGGACGACGTGCCCCAGGAGATTCTGGGGCAGTTGGGCAACCGCATCCAGCACGCGCTAAGGGCCTACACGCCGCGGGACCAAAAGGCCGTGCGTACCGCGGCCCAGACCTTTCCGCCCAACCCCGCCGTGGACGTGCTCCAGTCCCTGACCTCCATGGCCGTGGGCGAGGCCCTGGTGACCACCTTGCAGGACAAGGGCGTCCCGTTGCCGGTGGAGCGGGCTCTGATCGCCCCTCCTCGATGCCGGATCGGGGTGATCACGCCGGAAGAACGGCAACTTGTTCGCGGGCGCAGCCCTTTAGGTGGAAAATACGACACGCCCGTTGACCGCGAGTCCGCCTACGAGATCCTCCAGGCCCGGGCCGAGGAGTCCGTGGCCGCGAAATCGGCCGAAAGCACCGCTTCGGAAGAAAAATCATCCCGAAGCGAGGAAACCTCCAACGGTACCGCCGGTGGTGTTTCCGGGGCCATGCGGGACTTCCTGCTGGGTTCCAAGCGCCGTCAGGGCGCCCTGGAAGCCATGGGCAAGTCCGCCATGCGCACCGTGGGCAACCAGATCGGCCGCCAAATGCTCCGCGGCGTCTTGGGCGGACTGTTGGGCGGCAAGAAGTGA
- the infA gene encoding translation initiation factor IF-1, producing MAKEECIEMSGIVQEALPSTLFSVELETGHTILGHLCGKMRKFRIRILPGDKVRVQLSPYDLTKGRIVFREK from the coding sequence ATGGCCAAGGAAGAATGTATTGAAATGAGCGGCATTGTTCAGGAAGCCTTGCCGAGCACCCTGTTTTCCGTGGAGCTGGAGACCGGGCACACTATTTTAGGACATCTGTGCGGGAAAATGCGCAAGTTCCGCATCCGCATCCTGCCCGGAGACAAAGTTCGTGTTCAGCTGTCTCCCTATGACCTGACCAAGGGCCGGATCGTTTTTCGAGAAAAATAG
- a CDS encoding RNA-binding protein, whose product MSSKLYVGNLPFTAQEDDIRDLFATYGEVLSVALISDRETGRPRGFAFVEMNEAGARSAQEALDGKDFQGRSLRINEAQERAPRPSGGGGGYGDKNRQSKRW is encoded by the coding sequence ATGTCAAGTAAGTTGTATGTTGGGAATCTGCCTTTTACCGCCCAGGAAGACGATATTCGCGATCTGTTCGCCACGTATGGCGAAGTTCTTTCCGTGGCCTTGATCAGTGATCGTGAAACAGGTCGTCCGCGTGGTTTCGCCTTCGTTGAAATGAACGAAGCCGGAGCCCGTTCCGCCCAGGAGGCGTTGGACGGGAAAGATTTCCAGGGACGTAGCCTGCGCATCAACGAAGCCCAGGAACGTGCCCCCCGTCCCAGTGGTGGTGGCGGCGGCTACGGTGACAAGAATCGTCAGTCCAAGCGCTGGTAA
- a CDS encoding LytS/YhcK type 5TM receptor domain-containing protein produces MIPSSSAIVALAQNAALLLATALLFDVFASRWRSEELFLLQKVLVGLLLGGIGMVVMLTPWTLLPGVVFDTRSVLIGITGLFFGAIPAAATMAMTAALRLYQGGSGVWMGVSAILASGIIGLVWRYARKKRLAAISWLELLAFGIAVHIGMLAMTIFLPKDIAFQVFSNIAVPVMLIYPLATALLGSLMIRRLIHEQSEEQVRDEKKYSRTLFDESPIGLALCRMDGSLVDVNPAYARIIGRTVEETLSLTYWDITPEEYAALEQAQLRFLAETERYGPIEKEYMHVDGHRVPVRLQGLITEIKGEQFILSAVEDITDQRKHEQALLLAKEQAEASNQAKSEFLANMSHEIRTPINGVMGMLQLLNTTKLDDKQQRFIQLATSSSERLTRLLSDILDLSRVEAGKMEIHESTFSLDELQDSITGLFTVTAQSKGIALECAVDPSIPPRLVGDEARVRQILFNLVGNALKFSDTGKITVGMVPIRSWKPEAVRILFTVTDTGIGIPENKLKDLFQPFTQVDGSYTRKYQGAGLGLAIVKRLIELMDGRLCVESREGEGVFVHFDLYFKLPSDAATRKTPSSLTASASPGLRILLAEDDPSNAFPTMKRLEIAGHRVTLAENGMQVLNLLKDQDFDVILMDIQMPEMDGLETTRRIRAAETERQESEVRDPHPATQVSSLSPQPSRRIPIIALTAYAMTGDREKFLEAGMNDYLAKPVLMEDLEKALEKIIRQPD; encoded by the coding sequence ATGATTCCATCATCTTCGGCCATAGTCGCTTTGGCGCAGAACGCCGCGCTGCTTCTGGCGACGGCATTGCTCTTCGACGTTTTCGCCTCCAGGTGGCGGAGCGAAGAGCTCTTTCTTCTCCAGAAAGTCCTCGTCGGGCTCCTTCTCGGAGGCATCGGCATGGTGGTCATGCTGACCCCATGGACCCTGCTTCCCGGCGTGGTGTTCGATACAAGATCGGTCCTGATCGGCATAACGGGCCTGTTCTTCGGGGCCATTCCCGCGGCGGCGACCATGGCCATGACGGCCGCCTTGCGCCTGTATCAAGGCGGTTCGGGCGTCTGGATGGGCGTCTCGGCGATCCTGGCCTCGGGGATCATCGGTCTCGTCTGGCGGTATGCGCGGAAAAAGCGACTGGCAGCCATTTCATGGCTTGAACTCCTCGCTTTCGGAATCGCCGTCCACATCGGCATGCTGGCCATGACAATCTTCCTGCCCAAAGATATCGCGTTCCAGGTTTTTTCCAACATCGCCGTGCCGGTGATGCTGATTTATCCCTTGGCCACCGCCCTGCTCGGGAGCCTGATGATCCGACGCTTGATCCACGAACAGTCCGAGGAGCAAGTGCGGGATGAAAAGAAATACAGCCGGACCCTGTTCGACGAATCCCCCATCGGATTGGCGCTTTGTCGTATGGATGGGAGCCTCGTGGACGTCAATCCCGCCTATGCGCGGATCATCGGCCGCACTGTCGAGGAGACGCTCTCCCTGACGTATTGGGATATTACTCCAGAGGAGTATGCGGCCCTGGAGCAGGCTCAATTGCGATTTCTCGCCGAAACCGAACGGTATGGGCCAATTGAGAAAGAATACATGCACGTAGACGGCCACCGGGTGCCGGTCCGTCTGCAAGGCTTGATCACGGAAATAAAAGGCGAACAGTTCATTCTGTCGGCGGTGGAGGACATCACCGACCAAAGGAAGCATGAACAAGCTCTTCTCCTGGCCAAAGAACAGGCCGAAGCCTCCAACCAAGCCAAATCCGAATTCCTGGCCAATATGAGCCACGAAATCCGCACCCCGATCAACGGCGTCATGGGCATGCTGCAACTCCTAAACACCACCAAGCTGGACGACAAGCAACAACGCTTCATCCAGCTGGCCACCAGTTCCTCCGAGCGTCTGACCAGGCTGCTGTCCGACATTCTCGACCTGTCCCGGGTCGAAGCGGGTAAGATGGAAATCCACGAATCGACATTCAGCCTGGACGAACTGCAAGACTCCATCACCGGCCTGTTCACCGTCACGGCGCAAAGCAAGGGAATCGCCCTGGAGTGCGCCGTTGATCCCTCCATTCCACCGCGTCTGGTCGGAGACGAAGCCCGGGTCCGGCAAATTCTTTTCAATCTCGTCGGCAACGCCCTGAAATTCAGCGATACCGGAAAGATCACCGTGGGAATGGTCCCGATCCGCTCCTGGAAACCCGAAGCCGTTCGGATCCTTTTCACCGTGACCGACACGGGCATCGGCATACCCGAGAACAAACTGAAGGACCTTTTTCAGCCGTTTACGCAGGTTGACGGCTCCTACACCCGAAAATACCAAGGCGCCGGGCTCGGGCTGGCCATTGTCAAGCGCCTGATTGAACTCATGGACGGCCGGCTCTGCGTGGAAAGCCGGGAAGGCGAGGGCGTCTTCGTGCACTTTGACCTGTACTTCAAGCTCCCCAGTGACGCCGCGACCCGGAAAACTCCTTCGTCGCTAACTGCATCCGCCTCGCCCGGCTTGCGCATCTTACTGGCCGAAGACGATCCGTCGAATGCTTTTCCAACCATGAAGCGGCTGGAGATCGCCGGGCACCGCGTAACCCTCGCCGAGAACGGCATGCAGGTCCTGAACCTGCTCAAAGACCAGGATTTCGACGTCATTCTTATGGACATCCAGATGCCGGAGATGGACGGCCTGGAGACAACGCGACGCATCCGCGCCGCGGAGACCGAAAGACAGGAATCAGAAGTCAGAGATCCTCACCCTGCCACTCAGGTCTCAAGTCTCAGCCCTCAGCCTTCCCGACGCATTCCCATCATCGCCCTGACCGCCTATGCCATGACCGGAGACCGGGAGAAGTTTCTGGAAGCCGGGATGAACGACTATTTGGCCAAACCGGTGCTGATGGAAGACCTGGAAAAGGCCTTGGAGAAAATCATTCGGCAGCCGGATTGA
- a CDS encoding type II secretion system F family protein, which yields MPTFHYVALDRRGEQRKGLCEAESRAAAYARLQEQGMLPIRLGNAGHAQGRTLRGLLSPGSWHRRIRLDESFYSLGMMIQGGGSLAQSLDLLARMSSGASARFWVRIRDAVEGGQAFSQALRDHPDVVSPVYAAMIHVAEQVGRLGEVLERIARYEEGRRDFREKLLTSLGYPLTILIIGLGAVFFLLSRVLPRIADIVTASAGELSWDTRLLLNLGSWMESWGGLLLLGLIGMVFLGVTTYKRRPSWRIRLDRLIWRLPVVQKGVLARFSGLVSFQIQAGIPLVQALQSSAQGVGSLFFREKMLQAAREVSTGQPLDGVLWKQGIYPDVFLTAISAGRAAGKLGPFLERLGKLLERETDASLKRFAALIEPALILGLGLLVGFLVLAVMGPIFDLTSRVG from the coding sequence GTGCCGACATTTCACTACGTGGCCCTGGATCGCCGGGGCGAGCAGCGCAAGGGGTTGTGCGAGGCCGAGAGCCGGGCCGCGGCCTATGCCCGACTCCAGGAGCAGGGGATGCTGCCGATCCGGCTCGGCAACGCAGGGCATGCGCAAGGCCGCACCCTGCGCGGCCTGCTTTCCCCCGGCTCCTGGCACCGGCGCATTCGCCTGGACGAATCCTTCTATTCCCTGGGCATGATGATCCAGGGGGGCGGATCCTTGGCTCAGAGTCTGGACCTGTTGGCCCGGATGTCCTCCGGTGCGTCGGCCCGGTTCTGGGTCCGGATTCGCGACGCGGTGGAAGGCGGCCAGGCCTTTTCCCAGGCCTTGCGGGACCATCCGGACGTCGTCTCCCCAGTGTACGCGGCCATGATCCATGTAGCCGAGCAGGTGGGTCGGTTGGGCGAAGTCCTGGAGCGCATCGCCCGGTACGAGGAAGGCCGCCGGGACTTTAGGGAAAAGCTCCTCACATCCCTGGGCTATCCCCTGACCATCCTGATCATCGGTCTGGGCGCGGTCTTTTTTCTCCTCTCCCGTGTCCTGCCCCGGATCGCGGACATCGTCACCGCCTCGGCCGGGGAACTGTCCTGGGACACCCGCCTGCTCTTGAATCTCGGCTCCTGGATGGAGTCCTGGGGCGGCCTGCTACTGCTGGGTCTGATCGGGATGGTCTTCCTCGGCGTGACAACTTACAAGCGCCGACCAAGCTGGCGCATCCGGCTGGATCGCCTGATCTGGCGGCTGCCGGTAGTCCAGAAAGGCGTCCTGGCCCGCTTTTCCGGGCTGGTTTCCTTTCAGATCCAGGCCGGAATCCCCCTGGTCCAGGCCTTGCAAAGCTCGGCCCAAGGCGTGGGGTCGCTTTTTTTCCGGGAAAAAATGCTCCAGGCCGCCAGGGAAGTCTCCACCGGCCAGCCTCTGGACGGCGTACTTTGGAAGCAAGGCATCTATCCGGACGTCTTTCTGACCGCCATCAGCGCCGGCCGGGCCGCCGGAAAGCTGGGCCCCTTCCTGGAGCGCCTGGGCAAACTCCTGGAACGCGAAACCGATGCATCCCTGAAACGCTTCGCCGCCCTGATCGAACCGGCCCTGATCCTGGGCCTGGGGTTGTTGGTGGGATTTCTGGTCCTGGCCGTGATGGGGCCGATCTTTGATCTGACGTCCCGGGTCGGCTGA
- a CDS encoding type II toxin-antitoxin system PrlF family antitoxin yields the protein MIATAKVTSKGRTTIPQAVRKAMLVGPGDVIVWEIKQEGVVNVRRLSDLEVDYLHCLESTLSEWGGTLDNDAYRDF from the coding sequence ATGATCGCCACCGCGAAGGTCACGTCCAAAGGGCGGACAACCATTCCTCAAGCTGTTCGAAAAGCCATGCTGGTTGGACCTGGAGATGTCATCGTCTGGGAAATCAAGCAGGAAGGCGTGGTTAACGTACGGCGACTGTCGGACCTTGAGGTTGACTATCTTCATTGCCTGGAGAGCACGTTGAGCGAGTGGGGGGGAACCTTGGACAACGATGCGTATCGTGACTTTTGA